The following proteins are encoded in a genomic region of Leifsonia psychrotolerans:
- a CDS encoding methylenetetrahydrofolate reductase, whose amino-acid sequence MTAASVPDLPRSGLPFSFELYPPRGAAAAAALTHTIDTLAAAGPEFISVTYGANGSSRTSSLDVLRYILTETTVDPMAHLTCVGSSHAEASRLIREFLDAGVNSFLALRGDAPAGLAEGEGYLGDLRSAGELVQLIHRVQAERVPYRESPVPGQPGARTLHTERAKVRIAVAAFPNGHPRSRSTTQDIDTLLAKQAAGANLAITQLFFHADHYLSFIQRARHAGVEFPILPGIMPATSPARLRRILQLSGEELPSELAIELDVEPTVEGQRDIGIRHAARLATQLIDGGAPGLHLYAFNEHDTVLHVLRRSGALPADSPIVQQVKESA is encoded by the coding sequence ATGACTGCAGCGAGCGTGCCAGACCTGCCCAGAAGCGGCCTGCCCTTCTCGTTCGAACTCTATCCCCCGCGTGGCGCCGCCGCAGCCGCGGCTCTGACCCACACGATCGACACGCTTGCTGCAGCGGGGCCCGAGTTCATTTCGGTCACCTACGGGGCCAACGGGTCGTCGCGTACCTCCTCGCTCGACGTGCTGCGTTACATCCTGACTGAGACGACAGTTGATCCAATGGCCCACCTCACGTGCGTGGGGTCATCTCACGCCGAGGCGAGCCGGCTGATCCGTGAATTTCTGGACGCCGGGGTGAATAGCTTTCTTGCCTTGCGGGGTGACGCCCCAGCGGGGCTGGCGGAGGGCGAAGGCTACCTCGGCGATCTGCGCAGCGCGGGCGAGCTCGTGCAGCTGATTCATCGCGTGCAGGCCGAACGCGTCCCCTACCGGGAGAGCCCGGTACCCGGCCAGCCGGGCGCACGAACGCTACACACCGAGCGAGCCAAGGTGCGCATCGCGGTCGCGGCCTTCCCCAACGGGCACCCCCGCTCGCGGTCGACGACGCAGGACATCGACACGCTGCTCGCAAAACAGGCGGCGGGCGCCAATCTGGCCATTACTCAGCTGTTCTTTCATGCCGATCACTACCTGAGCTTCATCCAACGGGCCAGACACGCCGGGGTGGAGTTCCCGATCCTTCCCGGCATCATGCCGGCGACGAGTCCAGCCCGGTTGCGGCGCATTCTTCAGCTCTCCGGCGAAGAGCTGCCCTCCGAGCTCGCGATCGAGCTTGACGTCGAACCGACCGTCGAGGGCCAGCGCGACATCGGAATCCGCCACGCTGCGCGCTTGGCCACACAGCTGATTGACGGCGGCGCTCCCGGGCTTCACCTCTATGCCTTCAACGAACATGACACAGTTCTTCACGTCCTTCGGCGTTCCGGCGCTCTGCCCGCAGATTCACCAATCGTCCAACAGGTCAAGGAGTCGGCATGA
- the hflX gene encoding GTPase HflX, protein MTETTEPHDDDDVVARVLASAESRASGYSLFTSGSAQALQADSADGGHDGEQLERADRNALRRVPGLSTELEDVTEVEYRQLRLENVILIGVYTQGTINDAENSMRELAALAETAGATVLDGLMQRRAKPDASTYFGKGKVQELASVVQAMGADTVIADTELAPSQRRALEDAVKVKVIDRTAVILDIFSQHAKSREGKAQVELAQLQYLLPRLRGWGDSMSRQAGGQVGGAGAGMGSRGPGETKIELDRRRIHTRMSKLRKQMVEMKPAREAKRANRKRNAVPSVAIVGYTNAGKSSILNRITNAGVLVENALFATLDATVRKSTTDDGRLYTLTDTVGFVRNLPHQLVEAFRSTLEEVADSDIIVHVVDGSHPDPASQLSTVREVIGEVGAREIPELVVFNKSDLISDDDRLLLRGLEPRAVFVSARSGEGIDEILAAVAELLPRPQVQLDLLVPYDRGDLISSLHEHGQVLSTEYAENGTLVKALVMPDIAAQFSAYKITGSITA, encoded by the coding sequence ATGACTGAAACCACCGAGCCCCACGACGACGACGATGTAGTAGCACGGGTGCTGGCTAGCGCCGAATCCCGGGCTTCAGGCTACTCGTTGTTCACCAGCGGATCCGCCCAGGCACTGCAGGCAGATTCCGCCGACGGTGGCCATGACGGCGAACAACTTGAGCGGGCCGACCGCAATGCGCTCCGGCGTGTTCCCGGCCTCTCCACCGAACTCGAAGATGTCACGGAGGTCGAGTACCGACAGCTGCGTCTTGAAAACGTCATTTTGATCGGGGTGTATACGCAGGGCACGATCAATGACGCCGAGAACTCCATGCGTGAGCTCGCCGCCCTGGCAGAGACGGCCGGGGCCACCGTGCTCGACGGTCTGATGCAGCGCCGCGCGAAGCCAGACGCCAGCACCTATTTCGGCAAGGGAAAGGTGCAGGAGCTCGCCTCGGTCGTGCAGGCGATGGGCGCCGACACAGTGATTGCCGACACCGAACTGGCGCCCAGCCAGCGGCGTGCCCTGGAAGACGCGGTCAAGGTCAAGGTCATCGACCGCACCGCAGTCATCCTCGACATCTTCAGCCAGCACGCCAAGAGTCGTGAGGGCAAGGCGCAGGTCGAACTCGCGCAGTTGCAGTATCTGCTTCCCCGCCTGCGCGGCTGGGGTGACTCGATGTCGCGCCAGGCCGGTGGCCAGGTGGGTGGCGCAGGCGCCGGAATGGGCTCCCGTGGCCCCGGTGAGACCAAGATTGAACTCGACCGTCGTCGCATCCACACGCGCATGTCAAAGCTGCGTAAGCAGATGGTCGAGATGAAGCCCGCGCGCGAGGCCAAGCGGGCCAATCGCAAGCGCAACGCCGTGCCATCCGTGGCCATCGTCGGCTACACCAACGCCGGCAAGTCCAGCATTCTCAACCGCATCACAAACGCTGGCGTGCTTGTCGAGAACGCCTTGTTCGCGACGTTGGATGCCACGGTGCGCAAGTCGACGACCGACGACGGACGTCTCTATACGCTCACCGACACCGTGGGGTTCGTACGCAACCTGCCCCACCAATTGGTCGAGGCTTTCCGCTCGACCCTCGAAGAAGTCGCCGACTCCGACATCATCGTGCACGTCGTTGACGGGTCCCACCCCGACCCCGCCAGCCAGCTCTCCACAGTGCGAGAGGTGATTGGCGAGGTGGGCGCACGCGAAATTCCTGAGCTCGTCGTCTTTAACAAAAGCGATTTGATCAGTGATGACGACCGTCTTCTGCTGCGTGGACTCGAACCGCGCGCCGTCTTCGTGTCGGCCCGCAGCGGAGAGGGAATCGACGAGATTCTGGCCGCTGTTGCCGAACTGCTGCCGCGCCCGCAGGTTCAACTCGATCTGCTCGTTCCCTATGACCGAGGCGACCTGATTTCCTCATTGCATGAGCATGGTCAGGTTCTGTCGACCGAGTACGCCGAGAACGGCACGCTCGTTAAAGCGCTCGTGATGCCCGACATCGCAGCGCAGTTCTCTGCCTATAAAATCACCGGTTCGATCACCGCGTAA
- the metE gene encoding 5-methyltetrahydropteroyltriglutamate--homocysteine S-methyltransferase: protein MTKTAVFPTGTILGYPRIGPRRELKSAVEAFWAGTITADELESTAAGLRADIRERLTGLGLGRADSSIPETFSFYDQVLDALCTVGALPERFASLLGADGTIDLAAYFTLARGDGENPPLEMTKWFDSNYHYLVPEIGPETRFSLASDRIVREFVEAKQGGYLTRPVIVGPVTFLLLAKPSDAAPEGFLPLDRLRDLLPVYSELLGRLAEAGAEWVQLDEPGLVSESIPVPRATVLAALRHSTDTLGHLSTRPAIFVAAPYGSLDDAFPVLADAPIEAVGLDLVRGQTPFDLSGLGTKTLVAGVIDGHNVWRGDLNAAFDTAQAIAAQVAHLAVSTSTSLLHLPHSIDDEPALGDGLLSWLAFADQKVAQVTTLVRGLADGKAAISPDLAAAAAALQSRQDAPGVRDSSVRARAAALTGTDFTRGSYEHRVEAQDAALGLPALPTTTIGSFPQTTDIRRARAQHLRGTLSAEDYRGLMRAEIARVIALQEQIGLDVLVHGEPERNDMVQYFAENLEGFATTANGWVQSYGSRCTRPSILWGDVSRSAPISVDWASYAQSLTAKPVKGMLTGPVTILAWSFVREDQPLGDTARQVALALRDEIADLEAAGIQIVQVDEPALRELLPLKRANQAAYLDWSVGAFRLATAGVSAATQIHTHLCYSEFGVVIDAIRNLDADVTSIEAARSRMAVVADLGTSGFDHGIGPGVYDIHSPRIPSVAEVVDLLERALTALPERQLWVNPDCGLKTRGYAETVESLTNVLAATRQVRARVAG, encoded by the coding sequence ATGACAAAGACAGCGGTTTTCCCCACCGGAACAATTCTCGGTTACCCCCGCATCGGGCCGCGGCGTGAGTTGAAGAGCGCCGTCGAGGCCTTCTGGGCCGGCACGATCACCGCGGACGAGCTGGAGAGCACCGCCGCCGGATTGCGCGCTGACATTCGGGAACGCCTGACGGGACTCGGGCTGGGGCGCGCCGATTCATCGATTCCCGAGACGTTCTCCTTCTATGATCAGGTTCTCGATGCCCTGTGCACCGTCGGGGCGCTGCCCGAGCGCTTTGCCTCACTCCTGGGCGCCGATGGCACGATCGACCTCGCCGCCTACTTCACGCTGGCACGGGGAGATGGCGAAAACCCGCCGCTCGAGATGACGAAATGGTTTGATTCGAACTACCACTACCTCGTGCCTGAAATCGGGCCTGAGACGCGTTTTTCACTGGCCAGCGACCGGATCGTGCGCGAGTTTGTTGAGGCGAAGCAGGGCGGATACCTCACCCGCCCGGTCATCGTCGGCCCGGTAACCTTCCTCCTGCTCGCGAAGCCGAGCGATGCGGCGCCGGAGGGGTTCCTGCCGCTGGATCGGCTCAGAGACCTCCTTCCGGTCTATAGCGAACTTCTTGGTCGGCTGGCCGAAGCGGGAGCAGAGTGGGTTCAGCTTGATGAGCCGGGGCTGGTTTCAGAGAGCATCCCTGTGCCCCGTGCCACGGTGTTGGCGGCGCTTCGCCACTCGACCGACACCCTCGGTCATCTCTCTACGCGGCCGGCGATCTTTGTTGCCGCGCCGTACGGCAGCCTCGACGACGCGTTTCCGGTTCTCGCCGACGCGCCGATCGAGGCCGTCGGGCTTGACCTGGTGCGGGGCCAAACGCCGTTTGATCTCTCGGGACTCGGTACGAAGACACTGGTGGCGGGCGTGATCGATGGCCACAATGTGTGGCGCGGCGACCTCAACGCCGCATTCGACACGGCGCAGGCAATCGCGGCCCAGGTTGCGCATCTCGCGGTGTCGACCTCGACCTCCCTGCTGCACCTTCCCCACTCCATCGACGACGAACCGGCGTTGGGAGACGGCCTCCTCAGTTGGTTGGCCTTTGCCGACCAGAAGGTTGCTCAGGTGACGACTCTTGTGCGGGGTCTGGCTGACGGCAAGGCTGCAATTTCACCGGACCTGGCCGCCGCCGCTGCAGCGCTACAGTCTCGCCAGGATGCACCGGGTGTGCGCGACAGCAGCGTGCGTGCGCGCGCGGCGGCGCTGACCGGAACCGACTTCACACGCGGGTCTTACGAGCACCGTGTTGAGGCACAGGATGCTGCACTCGGACTTCCTGCACTGCCGACCACCACAATCGGTTCGTTCCCGCAGACCACCGACATCCGTCGAGCGCGCGCCCAGCACCTGCGTGGAACGCTCTCAGCCGAGGACTATCGCGGTCTGATGCGTGCCGAGATCGCACGGGTGATCGCCCTACAGGAACAGATCGGGCTCGACGTGCTTGTGCACGGAGAGCCGGAACGCAACGACATGGTGCAGTATTTCGCTGAAAACCTCGAGGGCTTTGCGACCACGGCCAACGGCTGGGTGCAGTCGTACGGATCTCGGTGTACTCGCCCCTCGATTCTGTGGGGTGACGTGTCGAGGTCGGCTCCGATCAGCGTCGATTGGGCGAGCTACGCTCAGAGCCTCACGGCTAAGCCAGTCAAGGGCATGCTGACCGGACCGGTGACGATTCTGGCGTGGTCGTTCGTGCGAGAAGACCAGCCACTCGGCGACACGGCGCGGCAGGTCGCGCTGGCGTTGCGCGATGAGATCGCCGACCTAGAGGCCGCAGGAATTCAGATTGTCCAGGTCGACGAACCGGCGCTCCGGGAACTTCTTCCGCTCAAGCGGGCGAATCAGGCCGCCTACCTCGACTGGTCAGTGGGAGCGTTCCGTCTGGCGACGGCGGGCGTCTCGGCCGCCACCCAGATCCACACCCATCTGTGCTATTCGGAGTTCGGTGTCGTCATCGATGCCATCCGCAACCTGGACGCCGATGTGACCAGCATCGAGGCGGCACGCTCACGGATGGCGGTCGTGGCCGATCTCGGCACGAGCGGCTTCGATCACGGGATCGGTCCGGGCGTCTACGACATCCATTCTCCGCGTATTCCCAGCGTGGCCGAGGTGGTCGATCTGCTCGAACGAGCCCTCACAGCGCTTCCCGAGCGTCAGCTCTGGGTGAATCCGGACTGCGGGCTGAAGACGCGCGGCTACGCCGAAACCGTCGAATCGCTCACCAATGTGCTTGCGGCGACACGGCAGGTGCGCGCGCGAGTCGCCGGTTAA